CGACTTTCTGGATCGCTTGCCGAACGTTGGTTGCCGGATTTAGGTCGCTCTCGCCCGTCCGCACGAAATACACGTTTGCCGAAAGCTGTTTCGCCAGATCGGCAAAGTACAACTGCGGGAATGCTTTTGAAATGGTCTGTTCGATACAACCATGCGGATAACCAAGCAGATACGACAATTCGCGCCCATACTGTGCTACCGGCGACCGACTCAACGTGACACTGGCTTTTGCCGTACCCGGCAGGAAATTACTCGCCAATTGTAACGACTGCGACTTACCCCCGGCTACGGCTCCCGACAGGGTTGTTTTTTGCAAGGATGCGGCCGGGCGAACGGTAATGTCAGTTTTTTCGGTGAAGGTTTCCCCCAGGCCGTTAGCCGTAATTGTAATGCTGCCCGTCCCGATGACCTGTTTGGCTGAGATGCGGAAAGTAGTCCGCCCTTCACGTCCGGCTGGGATGGTCAATTTCTGTGTACTGAGGCTATCAGCGGATAAAGGGCCGGTTAAGCTTAGCCGGGCAGTAATCGTAGCGGGTTTTTGGGTCGTATTGCTCAGATTGACGGGTAGTTCGAGGTTGTCGCCAGGAGTCAGGAACCGGGGAACACCCGTACTGATCACAATGGGGTCGGCTACTTTCATGTTGGTGTTGGCCGAGCCAAACGCGTTGTCTTTGTAGGCAACCGCCATAACCCGCAAATCGCCCGAAAACTGTGGAATATCAACCGAGAATTCGGCTTCGCCATCGAAACCCGTTTCCAGAATGCCACTCCACAAGGCTACCAGTCTAACCCGGCCGTTGCTCAATGGATTCACCCGTTTTTCCAGATCGTAGCCATCCCCCCCAACGCTGGACGATGATTTTAGCGAAAGTTCGGGGTAGAGTAGGGCGTATAAATCGTGGCTGCTGACTTCGAGGGCGCGTTTCTGGTAGAAAAATCCATGCGGGTCGGGTGTTTTGAAATTCTTCAGTTGCAGAATCCCTTCGTCCACAACGGCTACAGTTACCTGGGCATTTCGGGCGGTTTTAATCTTAATGGTTTGCTTCGTTTTTGAACGCGACTGCGTGGCTGCTGTAATTGTCACCGGGAGTTGGGTATCATTATCCTGAACCGTTACCGGAGCAAATCCATGAGCAACCGTCAGGGGCAGATTCGTATTGTCCATCGCCCGGATCAGCGTAGCCGTGATATATACGTTCGGCAAATGCTGACTGCCTACCGAAAAGCTCCATTCCGCTGATTTATTCTTGGTAGTCAGCCATTGTTGCTCCAGCACGTTGTTTCGTTCTATCGTTACCAGAAGCTTTCCGTCGAACGGTGCTTTGAAGAGTACTTTGGCTTTATCGCCGGTTTGGTAAGTTGGCTTGTCGAGCGTCATGAGCACCTGCCCTTCCTGGCTAACTTCAAACGAGGAAGCCGACGTGCTGCCGTAGCCGTATGCATAGAAGCCCGTAGCCGCATAATTAACACCACCCGGCCGACGCACCCGGATTTCATACTCGCCCGAAACGGTTGGTACATACCGGAAACTGGCTTTCCCTGCTTTAAACAGAAGCGTGTTGGTATAAACCGATTTCTCGCGTCGTTTGGTGCTGTATTTAATACGAGCCTGGTCACCTTCGCCTTCTTTTTCGATGACGGTTTGATAATCGTAGCGAACCACTTCCACATTGGCCGAAGCCGATGGTCGAAGCGTTCCTGTTGGGTCGAGAGCTACGAGTTCAGCCGCTACGGGCGCATTGGTGGCCACATAGGTATCCGGCAAGCGAACGCCGTAGAAGGTATCCTGCGTCAGAACGTCCAGCCGGCGGAGTCGGTTTACGGGGCGCCCATTTTCATCAAAGACTGTGACGAACAATTTGGCTTCGAGTAGACCAATGTCCTGATAGGCGGCTGAAAGAGGGAATTTTTCGGTGGCCTGTCCATTGGCATTGGTGCGCCCCTGGCGAAGTTCCTTCGGAAACGGATCGGCTTTGGTAGCGTTAGTCCCGGTTGATATTTCGCCTGAGGGAATGCTGAAGTCATAATCGCCGTACCCTTTAGGTGCGAAAGCTTTCCGTTTGAGCTGCAACTCCATTTCATACGCCCGGTCGGAAGCAGGTGGGCCAAACAGGTTCATGGCTGTGGCCGAAAGCGTAATCGTTTGCCCTGATTTATAGCTTGATTTATCGGTCAGCACATCGATCTTGATCCGGTCGGGAATAAACTCTTCTACGCTAACAGGCTGCGAGGTAAGCAATACGTTGTTGGCATTGAGTACTTCGATGGTATAGGTGCCCGTAACAGCGGCTGGATTAAGCGGAACATCCGTTGTAACGGCTCCCTGGGCATTGGTGGTTTTACGGAACGCGCTCATTTCGCGGCCGTTAGGGGCTAATAAACGAATCAGAACAGGAATTTCACCCACGCTTTGCCAAGTCTGCGACCGGATCACCGTATTGAAATGGAGGGTTTCGCCAGGTCGATAAATATCACGGTCGCCATATACGAATGCATCGAAACCTGATTCGTTGTCGTATTTACCTTCGACCTCAAAACGGGAAGTTTCGACTTCGGTATCGGGTAAAAACAGGAAATTAAAGTCGTCGTCTGTTCGGGCGGTAATGAGTGAAATGTTAAAACCAGGGGCTTTTTCGGTGATTTTGTCAAATCGGATAAAGCCGCTGCCATCAGTTTTCAGCGTGTATACCGACTGATTGTTGCTACTGACCAGCGTGACTTCAACGCCCTGAATCGGTTCGGCGGAACGGATGGAATTGGCCCAGATCAGAATCTCGTTTTTGGTCTGATGGGCTACCAAACCAATGTCGGAAACAGAAACCAACTGACTGGCCTGCAAATAGGCTTCG
This window of the Spirosoma aerolatum genome carries:
- a CDS encoding alpha-2-macroglobulin family protein; translated protein: MRLFLRPLFIAIGLSLFLFQCSRLSFNEVAVVGRNFDDEIQQTQNLTFTFNKNVGPTNQFDEWDSTQYVRFIPAVRGKFKWVAPNELVFSPAVAFDPATDYRAELTDDLLKRSEAKDLKVSGEDINFHTPYLQLTSIENWWTKSRETGQPLAKTRLNFNYPVSAADVTSKVSATSEDKALTIQSTPSEGQNSVALNLTNAPAEKNEQPLTLKIDKGLKVPNTAYVSKEPIEETSTLPSRFKVDVADVQTSFENNRGVVRVITTQELQPGNLTQYYTIQPQVETTAELTENGFIIRGNFNETDTYVLTLTDEIRGVLGTKLAEPVTKDLFFGKMPASIQFANKKALYLSSKGARNVGLNIVNVPKVQVKISKVYENNLLNYFRNNRYEEYKENANGEWGPSGSFNYSDDEQGDLSDVLVNKTVETTDLPKVRGVSALNLSLPQQNNTFRGVYLVSVNSKDEAYLQASQLVSVSDIGLVAHQTKNEILIWANSIRSAEPIQGVEVTLVSSNNQSVYTLKTDGSGFIRFDKITEKAPGFNISLITARTDDDFNFLFLPDTEVETSRFEVEGKYDNESGFDAFVYGDRDIYRPGETLHFNTVIRSQTWQSVGEIPVLIRLLAPNGREMSAFRKTTNAQGAVTTDVPLNPAAVTGTYTIEVLNANNVLLTSQPVSVEEFIPDRIKIDVLTDKSSYKSGQTITLSATAMNLFGPPASDRAYEMELQLKRKAFAPKGYGDYDFSIPSGEISTGTNATKADPFPKELRQGRTNANGQATEKFPLSAAYQDIGLLEAKLFVTVFDENGRPVNRLRRLDVLTQDTFYGVRLPDTYVATNAPVAAELVALDPTGTLRPSASANVEVVRYDYQTVIEKEGEGDQARIKYSTKRREKSVYTNTLLFKAGKASFRYVPTVSGEYEIRVRRPGGVNYAATGFYAYGYGSTSASSFEVSQEGQVLMTLDKPTYQTGDKAKVLFKAPFDGKLLVTIERNNVLEQQWLTTKNKSAEWSFSVGSQHLPNVYITATLIRAMDNTNLPLTVAHGFAPVTVQDNDTQLPVTITAATQSRSKTKQTIKIKTARNAQVTVAVVDEGILQLKNFKTPDPHGFFYQKRALEVSSHDLYALLYPELSLKSSSSVGGDGYDLEKRVNPLSNGRVRLVALWSGILETGFDGEAEFSVDIPQFSGDLRVMAVAYKDNAFGSANTNMKVADPIVISTGVPRFLTPGDNLELPVNLSNTTQKPATITARLSLTGPLSADSLSTQKLTIPAGREGRTTFRISAKQVIGTGSITITANGLGETFTEKTDITVRPAASLQKTTLSGAVAGGKSQSLQLASNFLPGTAKASVTLSRSPVAQYGRELSYLLGYPHGCIEQTISKAFPQLYFADLAKQLSANVYFVRTGESDLNPATNVRQAIQKVESQQVPGGGFTMWPGMPSLQGRSTVDSWASAYAVHFLAEAQEAGYEVRSSVLSSAMDYLTTLTNAPAIEDVVVYDEAGGRTTRKLASRTSIYALYTLAVAGKPNRSAMNYYKQNAGLLTTDSRYLLASTFFLVGDTRSFSTLLPKRFTDSTIGRQTGDSYASPIRNLALTLDALVESDRDNLQIPTLARQLAGALKQTPYINTQEAAFAFLSLGKLARQTANSSATATVTAAGKSLGTLNDALLNIKRVPTNAPLQINASGSGNVYYFAQSEGIPASSKVPEEDNGLRVRREYLSRDGQPIGDIRQNDLVVIKITLTSTNGLSVDNVVVTDLLPAGLEVENPRLTEPRDMGWIQKPSVPDYFDLRDDRINFYTSATGTEQTFYYLARAVSKGRFVVGPVSADAMYNSEYRSYNGAGTLMVK